A DNA window from Polyodon spathula isolate WHYD16114869_AA chromosome 18, ASM1765450v1, whole genome shotgun sequence contains the following coding sequences:
- the sgip1a gene encoding SH3-containing GRB2-like protein 3-interacting protein 1 isoform X8: protein MAEQLCTGWLHIVAGSLEIEECTSAIMMEGLKKRTRKAFGIRKKEKDTDSTGSPDRDGNKKTNGAANGFYAEIDWERYNSPEIDDEGYSIRPEDSSSSPKAKHFFSSSESEEEEDHRKKFKIKIKPLQAKDALNCTAASVDVLKASIGNIALTPSPVKRSSKHSPGLIKRHLSREEIARPRRSTATPTPIAEPVSKKALEDHTALFGPPLETAFEAQKTEAVIDESEVWGVPRPSEQNQEAPLSRPFPTGTPPPLPPKNVPATPPQTGSPSTDVTDGAVSKSPKTEPDTDVVTWQPTSNSLEDPSVKAGRDRKLPSISDLDNIFGPVECPKPQAESTESQWVHFSDESPEHNDAAAAASATAPPTTPAPIPAPASASALAPAPAPAPPVVYPKDKPVSPLPVPLIPPMPSETKAASPPAEPTRNIPPPLNLNGKRSSDLPPGKDHAVESTASPKEFGQGPRATPPPPPPPTYRTVVSSPGPCSGTSTGSGSSSPARPTTPLASSSPTPPPPPPRPPSRPKLPPGKPGAGDVPRPFSPPVHSFSPPPVAPLARAESTSSISSTNSLSAATTPTVGSSRGPSPLTMGAQDTLPVAAAFTETVNAYFKGADPSKCVVKITGEMVLSFPAGITRHFANNTSPAVLRFSITNYSRLEHVLPNPQLLCCDATQSDANSKEFWVNMPSLMTHLKKVAEQKPQATYYNVDMLKYQVSAQSIQSTPLNLAVSWRCEPASTDLRIDYKYNADAMTTPVALNNVQFLVPVDGGVTKLQAVLPPAAWNSEQRILWKIPDISQKSENGGVGSLLARFQLSEGPSKPSPLAVQFTSEGSTLSGCDIELVGPGYRFSLIKKRFAAGKYLADN from the exons GATTGAAAAAACGCACAAGAAAGGCCTTTGGCATACGCAAGAAAGAAAAGGACACCGACTCCAC GGGATCACCAGACAGAGATGGTAAT AAAAAGACAAATGGCGCTGCAAATGGATTTTATGCAGAGATTGACTGGGAGCGATAT AATTCTCCAGAGATTGATGACGAAGGCTACAGCATCAGGCCGGAGGATTCATCCT CCTCCCCCAAagcaaagcactttttttcaTCCAGCGAATCAGAAGAGGAGGAAGACCATCggaaaaagtttaaaattaagATTAAACCTTTACAAGCTAAAGACGCCTTAAACTGTACAGCAGCGTCTGTAGATGTACTAAAAGCATCCATAGGCAACATCGCCCTGACTCCATCCCCTGTG AAGAGAAGTTCG AAGCATAGCCCA GGCCTGATAAAAAGACACTTGTCAA GGGAAGAAATAGCACGACCCAGGCGATCCACAGCAACACCCACCCCCATTGCAGAGCCAGTCAG TAAGAAAGCACTAGAGGATCATACAGCTCTGTTCGGCCCACCTCTGGAAACAGCCTTTGAGGCACAGAAAACTGAAG CTGTAATAGACGAGTCTGAAGTGTGGGGTGTCCCTAGACCAAGTGAGCAAAATCAGGAGGCCCCATTATCAAGGCCATTTCCAACTGGAA CTCCGCCTCCACTTCCACCTAAGAATGTTCCAGCAACACCGCCTCAGACCGGTTCACCTTCAACAGATGTCACAG ATGGAGCTGTTTCAAAAAGTCCCAAGACTGAGCCTGACACTGACGTCGTTACATGGCAGCCGACTTCAAATTCACTCGAGGATCCTTCGGTGAAAGCAGGCAGAGATCGCAAACTGCCATCTATCAGCGACTTGGACAACATCTTTGGACCAGTAGAATGCCCAAAACCCCAGGCAGAGAGCACAGAGAGCCAGTGGGTCCATTTTTCGGATGAGTCCCCAGAACAcaatgatgctgctgctgctgcttctgccactgcTCCTCCTACAACCCCTGCCCCTATCCCAGCCCCAGCCTCTGCCTCTGCTCTTGCTCCTGCTCCTGCCCCAGCTCCTCCAGTGGTGTACCCCAAAGACAAACCTGTGTCCCCACTGCCTGTCCCCCTGATCCCACCCATGCCATCTGAGACCAAAGCAGCTTCTCCCCCCGCTGAGCCCACACGCAATATCCCTCCTCCCCTGAACTTAAATGGGAAGAGGAGTTCCGACTTGCCTCCAGGAAAAGACCATGCCGTCGAATCAACAGCATCTCCCAAAGAGTTTGGGCAGGGTCCGAGAGCCACGCCCCCTCCGCCTCCGCCCCCCACCTACAGGACGGTGGTGTCCTCCCCGGGACCCTGCTCGGGGACGAGCACTGGCAGTG GTTCTTCTTCCCCTGCTCGTCCTACCACCCCATTGGCTAGCAGCAGCCCAACCCCGCCCCCTCCTCCTCCGCGGCCGCCCTCCCGACCCAAACTGCCTCCTGGGAAGCCCGGTGCCGGAGACGTG CCCCGGCCATTCAGCCCTCCCGTCCACTCCTTCAGCCCGCCCCCGGTGGCGCCTCTGGCTCGGGCTGAAAGCACGTCCTCCATCTCATCGACTAACTCCCTGAGCGCGGCCACAACGCCCACTGTCG GCTCTTCCAGAGGGCCCAGTCCTCTGACCATGGGTGCACAGGACACTCTTCCAGTGGCTGCAGCTTTCACAGAAACTGTAAACGCATACTTCAAAGGAGCTGATCCCAGCAA GTGTGTTGTGAAGATTACGGGAGAGATGGTGCTTTCGTTTCCAGCTGGAATCACCAGGCACTTTGCCAATAATACCTCCCCAGCTGTTCTAAGATTCAGTATAACAAACTACAGCAGGCTGGAGCACGTCCTGCCTAACCCCCAGCTTCTCTGCTG TGATGCCACACAATCAGATGCCAACTCAAAGGAATTCTGGGTTAACATGCCAAGCCTGATGACACATTTAAAGAAAGTGGCCGAGCAGAAACCACAAGCAACATATTACAATGTGGATATGTTAAAATATCAG GTATCTGCACAGAGTATTCAGTCCACCCCCCTGAATCTGGCAGTGAGTTGGCGATGTGAGCCTGCCAGCACTGACCTCCGAATAGACTACAAGTACAACGCAGACGCCATGACAACACCTGTCGCTCTGAACAATGTCCAGTTTCTAGTCCCAGTAGATGGAGGGGTGACCAAACTACAGGCCGTGCTGCCCCCTGCTGCCTG GAACTCTGAACAAAGGATTCTGTGGAAGATCCCTGACATCTCTCAGAAGTCTGAAAATGGAG GAGTGGGGTCTCTGCTCGCAAGGTTCCAGTTATCCGAGGGCCCCAGTAAGCCATCTCCATTGGCAGTGCAATTCACAAGCGAAGGAAGTACATTGTCAGGCTGCGATATTGAGCTTGTCGGTCCAGGCTACAGATTTTCGCTAATTAAAAAGAGATTTGCTGCAG GAAAGTACCTGGCTGATAACTAA
- the sgip1a gene encoding SH3-containing GRB2-like protein 3-interacting protein 1 isoform X3: MAEQLCTGWLHIVAGSLEIEECTSAIMMEGLKKRTRKAFGIRKKEKDTDSTGSPDRDGNKKTNGAANGFYAEIDWERYNSPEIDDEGYSIRPEDSSSSPKAKHFFSSSESEEEEDHRKKFKIKIKPLQAKDALNCTAASVDVLKASIGNIALTPSPVGLIKRHLSREEIARPRRSTATPTPIAEPVSKKALEDHTALFGPPLETAFEAQKTEAVIDESEVWGVPRPSEQNQEAPLSRPFPTGTPPPLPPKNVPATPPQTGSPSTDVTDGAVSKSPKTEPDTDVVTWQPTSNSLEDPSVKAGRDRKLPSISDLDNIFGPVECPKPQAESTESQWVHFSDESPEHNDAAAAASATAPPTTPAPIPAPASASALAPAPAPAPPVVYPKDKPVSPLPVPLIPPMPSETKAASPPAEPTRNIPPPLNLNGKRSSDLPPGKDHAVESTASPKEFGQGPRATPPPPPPPTYRTVVSSPGPCSGTSTGSGSSSPARPTTPLASSSPTPPPPPPRPPSRPKLPPGKPGAGDVPRPFSPPVHSFSPPPVAPLARAESTSSISSTNSLSAATTPTVGKELSVCVSENDQPSLVWFDRGKFYLTFEGSSRGPSPLTMGAQDTLPVAAAFTETVNAYFKGADPSKCVVKITGEMVLSFPAGITRHFANNTSPAVLRFSITNYSRLEHVLPNPQLLCCDATQSDANSKEFWVNMPSLMTHLKKVAEQKPQATYYNVDMLKYQVSAQSIQSTPLNLAVSWRCEPASTDLRIDYKYNADAMTTPVALNNVQFLVPVDGGVTKLQAVLPPAAWNSEQRILWKIPDISQKSENGGVGSLLARFQLSEGPSKPSPLAVQFTSEGSTLSGCDIELVGPGYRFSLIKKRFAAGKYLADN, from the exons GATTGAAAAAACGCACAAGAAAGGCCTTTGGCATACGCAAGAAAGAAAAGGACACCGACTCCAC GGGATCACCAGACAGAGATGGTAAT AAAAAGACAAATGGCGCTGCAAATGGATTTTATGCAGAGATTGACTGGGAGCGATAT AATTCTCCAGAGATTGATGACGAAGGCTACAGCATCAGGCCGGAGGATTCATCCT CCTCCCCCAAagcaaagcactttttttcaTCCAGCGAATCAGAAGAGGAGGAAGACCATCggaaaaagtttaaaattaagATTAAACCTTTACAAGCTAAAGACGCCTTAAACTGTACAGCAGCGTCTGTAGATGTACTAAAAGCATCCATAGGCAACATCGCCCTGACTCCATCCCCTGTG GGCCTGATAAAAAGACACTTGTCAA GGGAAGAAATAGCACGACCCAGGCGATCCACAGCAACACCCACCCCCATTGCAGAGCCAGTCAG TAAGAAAGCACTAGAGGATCATACAGCTCTGTTCGGCCCACCTCTGGAAACAGCCTTTGAGGCACAGAAAACTGAAG CTGTAATAGACGAGTCTGAAGTGTGGGGTGTCCCTAGACCAAGTGAGCAAAATCAGGAGGCCCCATTATCAAGGCCATTTCCAACTGGAA CTCCGCCTCCACTTCCACCTAAGAATGTTCCAGCAACACCGCCTCAGACCGGTTCACCTTCAACAGATGTCACAG ATGGAGCTGTTTCAAAAAGTCCCAAGACTGAGCCTGACACTGACGTCGTTACATGGCAGCCGACTTCAAATTCACTCGAGGATCCTTCGGTGAAAGCAGGCAGAGATCGCAAACTGCCATCTATCAGCGACTTGGACAACATCTTTGGACCAGTAGAATGCCCAAAACCCCAGGCAGAGAGCACAGAGAGCCAGTGGGTCCATTTTTCGGATGAGTCCCCAGAACAcaatgatgctgctgctgctgcttctgccactgcTCCTCCTACAACCCCTGCCCCTATCCCAGCCCCAGCCTCTGCCTCTGCTCTTGCTCCTGCTCCTGCCCCAGCTCCTCCAGTGGTGTACCCCAAAGACAAACCTGTGTCCCCACTGCCTGTCCCCCTGATCCCACCCATGCCATCTGAGACCAAAGCAGCTTCTCCCCCCGCTGAGCCCACACGCAATATCCCTCCTCCCCTGAACTTAAATGGGAAGAGGAGTTCCGACTTGCCTCCAGGAAAAGACCATGCCGTCGAATCAACAGCATCTCCCAAAGAGTTTGGGCAGGGTCCGAGAGCCACGCCCCCTCCGCCTCCGCCCCCCACCTACAGGACGGTGGTGTCCTCCCCGGGACCCTGCTCGGGGACGAGCACTGGCAGTG GTTCTTCTTCCCCTGCTCGTCCTACCACCCCATTGGCTAGCAGCAGCCCAACCCCGCCCCCTCCTCCTCCGCGGCCGCCCTCCCGACCCAAACTGCCTCCTGGGAAGCCCGGTGCCGGAGACGTG CCCCGGCCATTCAGCCCTCCCGTCCACTCCTTCAGCCCGCCCCCGGTGGCGCCTCTGGCTCGGGCTGAAAGCACGTCCTCCATCTCATCGACTAACTCCCTGAGCGCGGCCACAACGCCCACTGTCGGTAAAGAACTCTCCGTTTGCGTTTCAG AGAATGACCAGCCTTCCTTGGTATGGTTTGACAGAGGAAAGTTTTATTTAACCTTTGAAG GCTCTTCCAGAGGGCCCAGTCCTCTGACCATGGGTGCACAGGACACTCTTCCAGTGGCTGCAGCTTTCACAGAAACTGTAAACGCATACTTCAAAGGAGCTGATCCCAGCAA GTGTGTTGTGAAGATTACGGGAGAGATGGTGCTTTCGTTTCCAGCTGGAATCACCAGGCACTTTGCCAATAATACCTCCCCAGCTGTTCTAAGATTCAGTATAACAAACTACAGCAGGCTGGAGCACGTCCTGCCTAACCCCCAGCTTCTCTGCTG TGATGCCACACAATCAGATGCCAACTCAAAGGAATTCTGGGTTAACATGCCAAGCCTGATGACACATTTAAAGAAAGTGGCCGAGCAGAAACCACAAGCAACATATTACAATGTGGATATGTTAAAATATCAG GTATCTGCACAGAGTATTCAGTCCACCCCCCTGAATCTGGCAGTGAGTTGGCGATGTGAGCCTGCCAGCACTGACCTCCGAATAGACTACAAGTACAACGCAGACGCCATGACAACACCTGTCGCTCTGAACAATGTCCAGTTTCTAGTCCCAGTAGATGGAGGGGTGACCAAACTACAGGCCGTGCTGCCCCCTGCTGCCTG GAACTCTGAACAAAGGATTCTGTGGAAGATCCCTGACATCTCTCAGAAGTCTGAAAATGGAG GAGTGGGGTCTCTGCTCGCAAGGTTCCAGTTATCCGAGGGCCCCAGTAAGCCATCTCCATTGGCAGTGCAATTCACAAGCGAAGGAAGTACATTGTCAGGCTGCGATATTGAGCTTGTCGGTCCAGGCTACAGATTTTCGCTAATTAAAAAGAGATTTGCTGCAG GAAAGTACCTGGCTGATAACTAA
- the sgip1a gene encoding SH3-containing GRB2-like protein 3-interacting protein 1 isoform X2: MAEQLCTGWLHIVAGSLEIEECTSAIMMEGLKKRTRKAFGIRKKEKDTDSTGSPDRDGNKKTNGAANGFYAEIDWERYNSPEIDDEGYSIRPEDSSSSPKAKHFFSSSESEEEEDHRKKFKIKIKPLQAKDALNCTAASVDVLKASIGNIALTPSPVKHSPGLIKRHLSREEIARPRRSTATPTPIAEPVSKKALEDHTALFGPPLETAFEAQKTEAVIDESEVWGVPRPSEQNQEAPLSRPFPTGTPPPLPPKNVPATPPQTGSPSTDVTDGAVSKSPKTEPDTDVVTWQPTSNSLEDPSVKAGRDRKLPSISDLDNIFGPVECPKPQAESTESQWVHFSDESPEHNDAAAAASATAPPTTPAPIPAPASASALAPAPAPAPPVVYPKDKPVSPLPVPLIPPMPSETKAASPPAEPTRNIPPPLNLNGKRSSDLPPGKDHAVESTASPKEFGQGPRATPPPPPPPTYRTVVSSPGPCSGTSTGSGSSSPARPTTPLASSSPTPPPPPPRPPSRPKLPPGKPGAGDVPRPFSPPVHSFSPPPVAPLARAESTSSISSTNSLSAATTPTVGKELSVCVSENDQPSLVWFDRGKFYLTFEGSSRGPSPLTMGAQDTLPVAAAFTETVNAYFKGADPSKCVVKITGEMVLSFPAGITRHFANNTSPAVLRFSITNYSRLEHVLPNPQLLCCDATQSDANSKEFWVNMPSLMTHLKKVAEQKPQATYYNVDMLKYQVSAQSIQSTPLNLAVSWRCEPASTDLRIDYKYNADAMTTPVALNNVQFLVPVDGGVTKLQAVLPPAAWNSEQRILWKIPDISQKSENGGVGSLLARFQLSEGPSKPSPLAVQFTSEGSTLSGCDIELVGPGYRFSLIKKRFAAGKYLADN, translated from the exons GATTGAAAAAACGCACAAGAAAGGCCTTTGGCATACGCAAGAAAGAAAAGGACACCGACTCCAC GGGATCACCAGACAGAGATGGTAAT AAAAAGACAAATGGCGCTGCAAATGGATTTTATGCAGAGATTGACTGGGAGCGATAT AATTCTCCAGAGATTGATGACGAAGGCTACAGCATCAGGCCGGAGGATTCATCCT CCTCCCCCAAagcaaagcactttttttcaTCCAGCGAATCAGAAGAGGAGGAAGACCATCggaaaaagtttaaaattaagATTAAACCTTTACAAGCTAAAGACGCCTTAAACTGTACAGCAGCGTCTGTAGATGTACTAAAAGCATCCATAGGCAACATCGCCCTGACTCCATCCCCTGTG AAGCATAGCCCA GGCCTGATAAAAAGACACTTGTCAA GGGAAGAAATAGCACGACCCAGGCGATCCACAGCAACACCCACCCCCATTGCAGAGCCAGTCAG TAAGAAAGCACTAGAGGATCATACAGCTCTGTTCGGCCCACCTCTGGAAACAGCCTTTGAGGCACAGAAAACTGAAG CTGTAATAGACGAGTCTGAAGTGTGGGGTGTCCCTAGACCAAGTGAGCAAAATCAGGAGGCCCCATTATCAAGGCCATTTCCAACTGGAA CTCCGCCTCCACTTCCACCTAAGAATGTTCCAGCAACACCGCCTCAGACCGGTTCACCTTCAACAGATGTCACAG ATGGAGCTGTTTCAAAAAGTCCCAAGACTGAGCCTGACACTGACGTCGTTACATGGCAGCCGACTTCAAATTCACTCGAGGATCCTTCGGTGAAAGCAGGCAGAGATCGCAAACTGCCATCTATCAGCGACTTGGACAACATCTTTGGACCAGTAGAATGCCCAAAACCCCAGGCAGAGAGCACAGAGAGCCAGTGGGTCCATTTTTCGGATGAGTCCCCAGAACAcaatgatgctgctgctgctgcttctgccactgcTCCTCCTACAACCCCTGCCCCTATCCCAGCCCCAGCCTCTGCCTCTGCTCTTGCTCCTGCTCCTGCCCCAGCTCCTCCAGTGGTGTACCCCAAAGACAAACCTGTGTCCCCACTGCCTGTCCCCCTGATCCCACCCATGCCATCTGAGACCAAAGCAGCTTCTCCCCCCGCTGAGCCCACACGCAATATCCCTCCTCCCCTGAACTTAAATGGGAAGAGGAGTTCCGACTTGCCTCCAGGAAAAGACCATGCCGTCGAATCAACAGCATCTCCCAAAGAGTTTGGGCAGGGTCCGAGAGCCACGCCCCCTCCGCCTCCGCCCCCCACCTACAGGACGGTGGTGTCCTCCCCGGGACCCTGCTCGGGGACGAGCACTGGCAGTG GTTCTTCTTCCCCTGCTCGTCCTACCACCCCATTGGCTAGCAGCAGCCCAACCCCGCCCCCTCCTCCTCCGCGGCCGCCCTCCCGACCCAAACTGCCTCCTGGGAAGCCCGGTGCCGGAGACGTG CCCCGGCCATTCAGCCCTCCCGTCCACTCCTTCAGCCCGCCCCCGGTGGCGCCTCTGGCTCGGGCTGAAAGCACGTCCTCCATCTCATCGACTAACTCCCTGAGCGCGGCCACAACGCCCACTGTCGGTAAAGAACTCTCCGTTTGCGTTTCAG AGAATGACCAGCCTTCCTTGGTATGGTTTGACAGAGGAAAGTTTTATTTAACCTTTGAAG GCTCTTCCAGAGGGCCCAGTCCTCTGACCATGGGTGCACAGGACACTCTTCCAGTGGCTGCAGCTTTCACAGAAACTGTAAACGCATACTTCAAAGGAGCTGATCCCAGCAA GTGTGTTGTGAAGATTACGGGAGAGATGGTGCTTTCGTTTCCAGCTGGAATCACCAGGCACTTTGCCAATAATACCTCCCCAGCTGTTCTAAGATTCAGTATAACAAACTACAGCAGGCTGGAGCACGTCCTGCCTAACCCCCAGCTTCTCTGCTG TGATGCCACACAATCAGATGCCAACTCAAAGGAATTCTGGGTTAACATGCCAAGCCTGATGACACATTTAAAGAAAGTGGCCGAGCAGAAACCACAAGCAACATATTACAATGTGGATATGTTAAAATATCAG GTATCTGCACAGAGTATTCAGTCCACCCCCCTGAATCTGGCAGTGAGTTGGCGATGTGAGCCTGCCAGCACTGACCTCCGAATAGACTACAAGTACAACGCAGACGCCATGACAACACCTGTCGCTCTGAACAATGTCCAGTTTCTAGTCCCAGTAGATGGAGGGGTGACCAAACTACAGGCCGTGCTGCCCCCTGCTGCCTG GAACTCTGAACAAAGGATTCTGTGGAAGATCCCTGACATCTCTCAGAAGTCTGAAAATGGAG GAGTGGGGTCTCTGCTCGCAAGGTTCCAGTTATCCGAGGGCCCCAGTAAGCCATCTCCATTGGCAGTGCAATTCACAAGCGAAGGAAGTACATTGTCAGGCTGCGATATTGAGCTTGTCGGTCCAGGCTACAGATTTTCGCTAATTAAAAAGAGATTTGCTGCAG GAAAGTACCTGGCTGATAACTAA
- the sgip1a gene encoding SH3-containing GRB2-like protein 3-interacting protein 1 isoform X9, whose amino-acid sequence MAEQLCTGWLHIVAGSLEIEECTSAIMMEGLKKRTRKAFGIRKKEKDTDSTGSPDRDGNKKTNGAANGFYAEIDWERYNSPEIDDEGYSIRPEDSSSSPKAKHFFSSSESEEEEDHRKKFKIKIKPLQAKDALNCTAASVDVLKASIGNIALTPSPVKRSSKHSPGLIKRHLSREEIARPRRSTATPTPIAEPVSKKALEDHTALFGPPLETAFEAQKTEAPPPLPPKNVPATPPQTGSPSTDVTDGAVSKSPKTEPDTDVVTWQPTSNSLEDPSVKAGRDRKLPSISDLDNIFGPVECPKPQAESTESQWVHFSDESPEHNDAAAAASATAPPTTPAPIPAPASASALAPAPAPAPPVVYPKDKPVSPLPVPLIPPMPSETKAASPPAEPTRNIPPPLNLNGKRSSDLPPGKDHAVESTASPKEFGQGPRATPPPPPPPTYRTVVSSPGPCSGTSTGSGSSSPARPTTPLASSSPTPPPPPPRPPSRPKLPPGKPGAGDVPRPFSPPVHSFSPPPVAPLARAESTSSISSTNSLSAATTPTVGKELSVCVSENDQPSLVWFDRGKFYLTFEGSSRGPSPLTMGAQDTLPVAAAFTETVNAYFKGADPSKCVVKITGEMVLSFPAGITRHFANNTSPAVLRFSITNYSRLEHVLPNPQLLCCDATQSDANSKEFWVNMPSLMTHLKKVAEQKPQATYYNVDMLKYQVSAQSIQSTPLNLAVSWRCEPASTDLRIDYKYNADAMTTPVALNNVQFLVPVDGGVTKLQAVLPPAAWNSEQRILWKIPDISQKSENGGVGSLLARFQLSEGPSKPSPLAVQFTSEGSTLSGCDIELVGPGYRFSLIKKRFAAGKYLADN is encoded by the exons GATTGAAAAAACGCACAAGAAAGGCCTTTGGCATACGCAAGAAAGAAAAGGACACCGACTCCAC GGGATCACCAGACAGAGATGGTAAT AAAAAGACAAATGGCGCTGCAAATGGATTTTATGCAGAGATTGACTGGGAGCGATAT AATTCTCCAGAGATTGATGACGAAGGCTACAGCATCAGGCCGGAGGATTCATCCT CCTCCCCCAAagcaaagcactttttttcaTCCAGCGAATCAGAAGAGGAGGAAGACCATCggaaaaagtttaaaattaagATTAAACCTTTACAAGCTAAAGACGCCTTAAACTGTACAGCAGCGTCTGTAGATGTACTAAAAGCATCCATAGGCAACATCGCCCTGACTCCATCCCCTGTG AAGAGAAGTTCG AAGCATAGCCCA GGCCTGATAAAAAGACACTTGTCAA GGGAAGAAATAGCACGACCCAGGCGATCCACAGCAACACCCACCCCCATTGCAGAGCCAGTCAG TAAGAAAGCACTAGAGGATCATACAGCTCTGTTCGGCCCACCTCTGGAAACAGCCTTTGAGGCACAGAAAACTGAAG CTCCGCCTCCACTTCCACCTAAGAATGTTCCAGCAACACCGCCTCAGACCGGTTCACCTTCAACAGATGTCACAG ATGGAGCTGTTTCAAAAAGTCCCAAGACTGAGCCTGACACTGACGTCGTTACATGGCAGCCGACTTCAAATTCACTCGAGGATCCTTCGGTGAAAGCAGGCAGAGATCGCAAACTGCCATCTATCAGCGACTTGGACAACATCTTTGGACCAGTAGAATGCCCAAAACCCCAGGCAGAGAGCACAGAGAGCCAGTGGGTCCATTTTTCGGATGAGTCCCCAGAACAcaatgatgctgctgctgctgcttctgccactgcTCCTCCTACAACCCCTGCCCCTATCCCAGCCCCAGCCTCTGCCTCTGCTCTTGCTCCTGCTCCTGCCCCAGCTCCTCCAGTGGTGTACCCCAAAGACAAACCTGTGTCCCCACTGCCTGTCCCCCTGATCCCACCCATGCCATCTGAGACCAAAGCAGCTTCTCCCCCCGCTGAGCCCACACGCAATATCCCTCCTCCCCTGAACTTAAATGGGAAGAGGAGTTCCGACTTGCCTCCAGGAAAAGACCATGCCGTCGAATCAACAGCATCTCCCAAAGAGTTTGGGCAGGGTCCGAGAGCCACGCCCCCTCCGCCTCCGCCCCCCACCTACAGGACGGTGGTGTCCTCCCCGGGACCCTGCTCGGGGACGAGCACTGGCAGTG GTTCTTCTTCCCCTGCTCGTCCTACCACCCCATTGGCTAGCAGCAGCCCAACCCCGCCCCCTCCTCCTCCGCGGCCGCCCTCCCGACCCAAACTGCCTCCTGGGAAGCCCGGTGCCGGAGACGTG CCCCGGCCATTCAGCCCTCCCGTCCACTCCTTCAGCCCGCCCCCGGTGGCGCCTCTGGCTCGGGCTGAAAGCACGTCCTCCATCTCATCGACTAACTCCCTGAGCGCGGCCACAACGCCCACTGTCGGTAAAGAACTCTCCGTTTGCGTTTCAG AGAATGACCAGCCTTCCTTGGTATGGTTTGACAGAGGAAAGTTTTATTTAACCTTTGAAG GCTCTTCCAGAGGGCCCAGTCCTCTGACCATGGGTGCACAGGACACTCTTCCAGTGGCTGCAGCTTTCACAGAAACTGTAAACGCATACTTCAAAGGAGCTGATCCCAGCAA GTGTGTTGTGAAGATTACGGGAGAGATGGTGCTTTCGTTTCCAGCTGGAATCACCAGGCACTTTGCCAATAATACCTCCCCAGCTGTTCTAAGATTCAGTATAACAAACTACAGCAGGCTGGAGCACGTCCTGCCTAACCCCCAGCTTCTCTGCTG TGATGCCACACAATCAGATGCCAACTCAAAGGAATTCTGGGTTAACATGCCAAGCCTGATGACACATTTAAAGAAAGTGGCCGAGCAGAAACCACAAGCAACATATTACAATGTGGATATGTTAAAATATCAG GTATCTGCACAGAGTATTCAGTCCACCCCCCTGAATCTGGCAGTGAGTTGGCGATGTGAGCCTGCCAGCACTGACCTCCGAATAGACTACAAGTACAACGCAGACGCCATGACAACACCTGTCGCTCTGAACAATGTCCAGTTTCTAGTCCCAGTAGATGGAGGGGTGACCAAACTACAGGCCGTGCTGCCCCCTGCTGCCTG GAACTCTGAACAAAGGATTCTGTGGAAGATCCCTGACATCTCTCAGAAGTCTGAAAATGGAG GAGTGGGGTCTCTGCTCGCAAGGTTCCAGTTATCCGAGGGCCCCAGTAAGCCATCTCCATTGGCAGTGCAATTCACAAGCGAAGGAAGTACATTGTCAGGCTGCGATATTGAGCTTGTCGGTCCAGGCTACAGATTTTCGCTAATTAAAAAGAGATTTGCTGCAG GAAAGTACCTGGCTGATAACTAA